CATGTCGGCGTACAGCCGGCTCTTGAAGAAGACCACCACGTAGAGCGCCGCGCTCACCAGGCCCGTGGGCCAGCACGCCATGTGCTCGCGCACCGTGAGCCATACGCAGGCGAACCCCGTGAGCGCCGCGCCCCACTCGAGCGCGCTCGTGGCAGCGATCTGGGAGATCAGCGTCTCGATCACGCGTCCCCCTCGAGCCCGATCGTGCGCGGTGACCCAGCGCCACCAGAGCGGCTGTACTGTATCCACTTGCCGTCGAGACCTTCGTCGCGCGTGATCGTGATCGATGCGTCGGCTCCGAGAGCGCTTCGCAGCGCGAGCGCGATGGCCGCTTCGTCGACTGTTCCGGTGTAGCGGAACGAAAGCCCTTCTTGCTCGTCCTGGTGAAGCGCGAATCGTGACAGGGCGATGTCGCGCAGCGCGTGGGTGATGTCGATGTTGTTCACCGGACGGCCGTCGCTGGCGGTGAACACCACGGGAGGGCGACCCTCGAGCCCATCGATGTAGACCCCGTCGGGCGCGCAGCGAAGCACGCCGTGGTCACCGGTGCGATAGCGAAGCAGCGGCAGGAAGGGGTTGTTCCCCCCGCTCAGCACGATCTCTCCCCGCACCCCTGGAGGGCAGGCTGCGCCGTTGCCATCGACGATCTCGACGAACAGATCCGGACGTAGAAGGCGGTGCCCGCGGGATGTTGCCACGGCCACGTAGCGGCACTCGGTGAGCGAGTAGACATCGAGCACGGGGCAGCCGAAGTGCCCCTCGAGCCGTGCACGGGTGCCGGGGAGCAGGGTCATGGCCGTCGACAGCAGGGCCTTGGGGCGGGTCTTCAGATCGAGTGCGGCCAGGGCTTCGAAGCTCAGCGGGGTGCCGGTGTAGATCTCCGGGCACAGCGCGTCGAGGTAGCGCGTCACGTCGTCCGGCGATCGCCACTGCGACGACTCGATGTTGAGCTTCACAAAGCCTGCGCCGTCGAGAACCGACGAGACGGTGGCGTAGGTGAGGGTGGCCGTCTGGGCCCCCACCAGCACGATGGAGACCCGTCCCGCGCCGCCGGTCAGGGTCACCCCGTGCGCGGCGAGCGCGCGTCGCATCAGCGGAAGGATGCTTGCTGACGTCACCGCGTCTGCCATGACGTGCAGCGAGGTGCCTGTGGTTCCGGATGTGTCGTAGACCATCATGGGCGCAAGGGGCTGGTCGTCCGGGACGAATCGCGTGGCCTCGCGTCTCAGGTCATCGCGCGACGTGAGGGGTAGCGCGCGAAAGCGAGGCAGCGAGGTGACGGGGGAGGCGTCGTAGGCGCGGTAGAACGGCACGTCTCGCAGCACGCGTTCGGTGAAGTCGATGAGCCATGCGGGCAGCTCGCCCTCGCCCCAGAGGGCGGCGTCGCGACGGCCGAATGCGCGCACGGCCTCGAGCCCTGCGGCGTCGAGCTGGTCGCCGCAGGCGTAGTTCCACAGCGGGGCGTTCGGGTGCTCGCGCATGAAGTCGAGCTGCGCCCGCCCTGCGTCGGTGAGCAGGGGGTGTCTCGTGCGGTCGTCGTCGAGGCTCGGATGTCTCACGGGGTCACTCTCCGGAGTAGGTGGCGGCGGCCTCGGCCTCGGCCTTGCGACGCGCCTCCTCGAGCACCTTGCGGTTGCGCTCGTCGGCGGCCCGCGATTCGCGCAGCACGCGCTGGCGCTCGGCGCTGCTCATCGTTGTGAGCCGATCCTGCGCCACAGCCACCGTCTCGCCCCTGGGACGAAGGCCCAGCGCGCGAAGCATCGTGCGGGCCGTCTCCTCGCGACGATCGGCGTCGGCTACAAGCTGCGACGCGTTTACGTGCGGCGCGAAGTCGTCGAGCCCATCGAGCATGAATCCGCGGACGTTCTCGGCGGCGGCCCGTGGGTCGAAGCCTGGGGCGGATCGGCCCCGAAAGAAAGCCAGGGCGTGGGCCGCGACGAGGGCGCATCGCAGGCGGTTGCGCTGCTTCTTGTCGCTGCTCTGCTGCAGGCAGAAGCGGTTGCTCTCCATCGGCGTGAGCATGCGACCACCGAGGGCGCTCAGCAGATCGGAGACGACCGCCCCTACGTGCACCTCGCCTCGGCCATCGACGTCCATCGGCTCCCCGAGGAAGTCGGCCGGGCATTCGGCGATGTGACGCAGCAGCGCCTCTATGGAGGGGCCTTCCACGGTGACGGTCCAGTCGGGGGGGGTCCAGCTCATGCAGGTGGGAGGGAGCAGGGCAGTGCGGTCGTCACGGGTTCGTCTCCTCGCTGCCGTACTTCTTTCGGCTGAACTCGCGGGCAAAACCTACGAGATCTTCCCACGTGCTGACGCGCGTGACATCGAATCCGAGCTCGTGCAGGCGAACGAGAGGCGGGCTCTTGTGCCAGTCGAGATAGAGGTTCAGCAGCAGCGTGCCACCGCCGCCCGCGCGGTCGAGGGCCATGCGTGCGATGTCGGCGCCATCGGTGCCCCTGTTGTCTTTCGCCAGCATGGTATCGACGCCTTCGTCTGAGATGACCATGATGTGGGTCTTGCGGTGCCGCAGACGAGACGCTCGGTCTGCGTAGGTGTCGACCAGCACGTGGAGCGGAAACGCCGTACCGCCACAGATGTAGCCCGTGAGAACGCGCAACAGGGCCGTCTCGTCGGTGATGAAGCCCTGGGTCATCTCGAACTGACCGGGTCCGCTCCAGAGCGTGACCTGTACCCGCGCGCCCGCTCGAAGCGCGGAGAGGCACATGATGGCCCCCGCCAGGGTCAGGTAGGAGATCTGCTGCTGCGGGTTGGGCATAGAGCCCGAGCAGTCGACGTAGAGATCGAGGTCGATGGGCTGGCGCTTGGGCTCGACGCCCGCCATTCGCCCCCACGCGCGTCGGTACGTCGTGAAGCCGGGAATCACACGGGGGCTGGCCATCACGCTCTGCAACCAGTCGACCTCCTCGAGGGGCGAGCCGATGTCCCACGCCTCGAGCCCCTCCATCTCCGGCTCGTCGCTCTCCGGCTGGCGCACCGTGGGAAATCGCACGAGGTGGGGGCGGGCGCGGTCGCGATAGTACAGGACCGCGGCCTCGTGATCGTCGAGGGGCATGCCAAGAGCGCGCAAGATGGATCCGTACTCGAACGGCAGCCGCGCCTGACCTCCTGGAGACGAGGGCTTGGGCACGGGGGGGCCAGGCGTCTTCTCGCTGAGGCGTCGTCCTTGGCGCTTTCCGGGTTCGTCTTCGTCGTCTTCGGCTTCGCCGTCTTCCCCGGTCAGCGCCGGATCGGCACTCGGGTGAAGTCCCGCGCCCATCTCATCGTCGTCGATCTCCACCAGGCCGGTGGGCGCTTCCCCGCCGGCGTTGGGGGTGAGCGCGTCGAGCCATCCGCGTAGCACGCGCATCACGTGGCCCGTGCTCTCCTCCTCGAGGTAGGGGAAGCAGAGCGATGCGAACCGCCCACCGCCGAGCTGCCAGTCGCGGGCGTACACCCGCACGATCCGGGCGCCCAGCTGCGCGTCGCCCTCCAGCACAGCGTCGCGGCTCGACAGTGCTCGTGCCAGGCTCTGTCGCGGCAGGCTCCACAAGATCTCGAAGATGCGCATGTAGAGCGTCCAGAGCGGAGAAGGCTTCGCGGTCTGCTCACGTGAGGCGGTCTTCTCGAGCTGCGCATAGACCCCCGCGAGGTCGAGGGTTCGCGCGCGCTGCAGCCGATCGTTGATGAGCAGGTCCTCGAACATGTTGGCGAGCATGGGGGCGTGCGTCTCGCGGCTCGGCAGGGCTCGGCGCATGCGCGCCAGCAGGCGGGCCGCCTCGTTCACCGAGGCAGGGGTGTACATGTGATGACCGATCTCGTGCCCCATGATCTCGAGGGGGAAGCGTTCGAGTGAGGCCTGACGGATCTGGTGCATGTTCAGCACGATGGCCTGATCGCGCAGCCGTATCATGGCGAACGATTCGGTGAGGCCCTCGTGGGCGGCTTCGGCGCCGCTGCGACACCAGCGCGGCTCGCCGAGCTGGGTGTAGCGGCTCCACAGCGCCAGGGCCTCTGGCCACCGCGCTCGCCAGGCCTCCACCAGCGCGTCGAGGGCGGCGTCAGCCACGGGTGTGTCCGATGACGAACACGTGATGGGTCGAACTCAGCGTCACGGCCAGGGTGTCGTCGGTGCTCGCCCACGAGCGTGCGTCGGCCAGCACCTCGATGCGCTGCCGCTCTCGCCCTCGCCAGACCGTGCCATCGCGGTCGAGGGTGAAGGCGCCCATGCCCGGCCAGGCAGGCATGGGGCCGACCCGGTGAAACGTGCTGCCGAAGGCGTCGACCGAGATCTGCCACGTGTCGCTTCCATCTGTGGCGAAGAGCCGGTTCTCTGATGTGCTCACCGTGGGGGGGCGCTGGAACACGCCTCCGAACCCCCGAAACGCGCCGATGCGCGCGCGAATCATGGTGCGTGCTTCCGGCTGTTGTGGGGATCCGGGCGCGTGCCATCGATCGACTGTGAGGCGTTCCAGCATCTGTGCGACGTGGGCGGTGCGCGCTGCGCTGTCTGAGGGGAGTCGCGCAAGACACTGCGCTGCATCTGCGGCCGATGCGTCGACGGCGAGCGCGACCAGGGAGGGGTCGAGCGATGGCGCCACCTTCAGTGCGCCCTCGCGGTAGTGCGCGAGCCCGGCGCGCCAGGCCGCCACCTGTCCGAAGCCGAGGAGGTCGTCGAGGGAGGGATCGAGTTGGGCTGCTGCCCCCACGGCGCTGATCCAGCGCTTCGTGGGAGAGGCCCCCCGGGTGCCGATCTGCAGGGCCGCGTTCACCACCGCGGCCACGACGCGGCGCGGTTCGCGCGCCAGGGGATGTACGAGCTTCGGTAGCAGGTCGGTGAAGATGAGGGCGATCTCGGGTCGGTTCAGCAGGTCGGCTCTCAGCATCTCGAGCGACAGGTCATACACCGCAGCTCCCGTGTCGATCACCTGCTCGGGGAAGACCTCTGCCACCGCGTTCACGATGGGGGCCACCCGCAGACTGAGGTGGTCGGAGAAGGCATGGGCGTCGAGGCGCGGGTTGTCGTGGCGCGCCTGCGCGAAGGCTGCATTGAAGCGGTCGCGCCGCTCTTCGAGCACCGCCGCGAAGGCTCCCCGAACCCGCGGTTCGCCCGTCAGCTCGACCACTGCAGCCAGCTCAGGTAGTTGGTATAGCGCTGGTGCATGT
This is a stretch of genomic DNA from Pseudomonadota bacterium. It encodes these proteins:
- a CDS encoding capsule biosynthesis protein CapK — encoded protein: MRHPSLDDDRTRHPLLTDAGRAQLDFMREHPNAPLWNYACGDQLDAAGLEAVRAFGRRDAALWGEGELPAWLIDFTERVLRDVPFYRAYDASPVTSLPRFRALPLTSRDDLRREATRFVPDDQPLAPMMVYDTSGTTGTSLHVMADAVTSASILPLMRRALAAHGVTLTGGAGRVSIVLVGAQTATLTYATVSSVLDGAGFVKLNIESSQWRSPDDVTRYLDALCPEIYTGTPLSFEALAALDLKTRPKALLSTAMTLLPGTRARLEGHFGCPVLDVYSLTECRYVAVATSRGHRLLRPDLFVEIVDGNGAACPPGVRGEIVLSGGNNPFLPLLRYRTGDHGVLRCAPDGVYIDGLEGRPPVVFTASDGRPVNNIDITHALRDIALSRFALHQDEQEGLSFRYTGTVDEAAIALALRSALGADASITITRDEGLDGKWIQYSRSGGAGSPRTIGLEGDA
- a CDS encoding VWA domain-containing protein, with amino-acid sequence MADAALDALVEAWRARWPEALALWSRYTQLGEPRWCRSGAEAAHEGLTESFAMIRLRDQAIVLNMHQIRQASLERFPLEIMGHEIGHHMYTPASVNEAARLLARMRRALPSRETHAPMLANMFEDLLINDRLQRARTLDLAGVYAQLEKTASREQTAKPSPLWTLYMRIFEILWSLPRQSLARALSSRDAVLEGDAQLGARIVRVYARDWQLGGGRFASLCFPYLEEESTGHVMRVLRGWLDALTPNAGGEAPTGLVEIDDDEMGAGLHPSADPALTGEDGEAEDDEDEPGKRQGRRLSEKTPGPPVPKPSSPGGQARLPFEYGSILRALGMPLDDHEAAVLYYRDRARPHLVRFPTVRQPESDEPEMEGLEAWDIGSPLEEVDWLQSVMASPRVIPGFTTYRRAWGRMAGVEPKRQPIDLDLYVDCSGSMPNPQQQISYLTLAGAIMCLSALRAGARVQVTLWSGPGQFEMTQGFITDETALLRVLTGYICGGTAFPLHVLVDTYADRASRLRHRKTHIMVISDEGVDTMLAKDNRGTDGADIARMALDRAGGGGTLLLNLYLDWHKSPPLVRLHELGFDVTRVSTWEDLVGFAREFSRKKYGSEETNP